One genomic region from Granulicatella adiacens ATCC 49175 encodes:
- a CDS encoding ECF transporter S component, with protein sequence MKREKTFQMVLSAMFIAIIILQSFVPFLGNLPLFILDITIIHITVIVGGIVLGPKAGFLLGFAWGFSSFLRAFTSGNAVTFMIFTNPFISILPRLLMGGLIALFYHKMSKVITYDKLRMALSGFLGSLMNTILVLGLIYLLMAGQYAELTGKTVAELPLVLMGIVMSNGIAEAIAASIMTPIIASVLLSVSKKRG encoded by the coding sequence ATGAAAAGAGAAAAAACTTTTCAGATGGTATTAAGTGCGATGTTTATTGCCATTATTATTTTGCAAAGTTTTGTACCATTTTTAGGGAACTTACCCTTATTTATTTTAGATATTACCATTATCCATATAACGGTTATTGTTGGAGGGATTGTATTAGGACCTAAAGCAGGATTCCTTCTTGGGTTCGCATGGGGATTCAGTTCCTTTTTACGTGCGTTTACTTCAGGAAATGCAGTAACTTTTATGATATTTACAAATCCTTTCATTTCAATACTTCCAAGGTTGTTAATGGGAGGACTCATTGCCTTGTTTTATCATAAAATGAGCAAAGTAATTACTTATGACAAATTAAGAATGGCTTTGTCAGGATTTTTAGGAAGCCTGATGAATACCATTTTAGTTTTAGGACTGATTTATCTATTGATGGCAGGACAATATGCAGAATTAACAGGAAAGACGGTAGCTGAATTGCCTCTTGTACTTATGGGGATTGTAATGTCAAATGGGATTGCAGAAGCGATAGCGGCGTCTATTATGACACCGATTATTGCATCTGTTTTACTATCGGTTTCTAAGAAAAGAGGATAG
- the ptsP gene encoding phosphoenolpyruvate--protein phosphotransferase yields the protein MKPTLQGIAASDGIAIAKVYTLTEPDLTVTKVTVEDSEKEVSRLDDALAASIKDVELIKETALKNLGEEEAQVFDAHLMVLSDPELIGQVKDSITSNKVNAESALKEVTDMFISIFAGMEDNPYMQERAADIRDVSKRVLAHLLGVKIPSPATIKDEVIIVAADLTPSDTAQLNRQYVKAFVTDIGGRTSHSAIMARSLEIPAIVGTKEVTSIAKDGDIIIVDGLSGDVFLNPSEEVIAEYRAKAEAFAAQQAEWEKLKDSKTYTKDGHQVELAANIGTPKDLEGVVNNGAEGVGLYRTEFLYMDSHEMPTEEDQFEAYKAVLEGMNGKPVVVRTMDIGGDKELPYLPLPHEMNPFLGYRAIRISLNEPEMFRTQLRALLRASVYGKLRIMFPMIATLNDFRGAKALLEEEKAKLIAEGVAVSDDIQVGIMIEIPAAAVLAHQFAKEVDFFSIGTNDLIQYTMAADRMNERVSYLYQPYNPSILTLIKHVIDSAHKEGKWAGMCGEMAGDQTAVPLLVGLGLDEFSMSASSVLKTRSLISKLTLSDMQALAAKAINECATVEEVEALVAEAVSKI from the coding sequence ATGAAACCAACATTACAAGGGATTGCTGCTAGTGATGGTATCGCAATTGCCAAAGTATATACTTTGACTGAACCTGATTTAACAGTGACAAAAGTGACTGTAGAAGATTCAGAAAAAGAAGTTTCACGCTTGGATGATGCATTAGCAGCGTCAATCAAAGATGTCGAATTAATCAAGGAAACAGCTTTAAAAAACTTAGGTGAAGAAGAAGCACAAGTATTCGATGCTCACTTAATGGTTTTAAGCGATCCAGAATTAATTGGACAAGTAAAAGATAGCATTACATCTAACAAAGTTAATGCGGAATCTGCATTAAAAGAAGTAACAGATATGTTTATTTCTATTTTTGCAGGAATGGAAGATAACCCTTATATGCAAGAACGTGCTGCGGACATTCGTGACGTATCTAAACGTGTCTTAGCTCACCTTTTAGGCGTTAAAATTCCTAGCCCAGCAACTATCAAAGATGAAGTGATTATTGTAGCTGCCGATTTAACACCGAGTGATACAGCTCAATTAAATCGCCAATACGTTAAAGCTTTCGTTACTGATATTGGTGGACGTACTTCTCACTCAGCGATTATGGCTCGTTCTTTAGAAATTCCAGCAATCGTTGGTACTAAAGAAGTGACTTCAATTGCTAAAGACGGAGATATCATTATCGTTGATGGTTTATCAGGAGATGTATTCCTTAACCCATCTGAAGAAGTGATTGCTGAATACCGCGCTAAAGCTGAAGCATTTGCGGCTCAACAAGCTGAATGGGAAAAACTAAAAGACTCAAAAACTTACACTAAAGATGGCCATCAAGTTGAATTGGCTGCAAACATTGGTACACCAAAAGACCTAGAAGGTGTTGTAAACAATGGTGCAGAAGGTGTTGGTTTATACCGTACAGAATTCTTATACATGGATTCTCACGAAATGCCAACAGAAGAAGATCAATTTGAAGCTTACAAAGCTGTTTTAGAAGGAATGAATGGAAAACCTGTTGTCGTACGTACAATGGACATCGGTGGAGATAAAGAGTTACCATACTTACCATTACCACACGAAATGAACCCATTCTTAGGATATCGTGCAATTCGTATTTCATTAAATGAACCTGAAATGTTCCGTACACAATTACGTGCGTTATTACGCGCATCTGTATACGGTAAATTACGTATCATGTTCCCAATGATTGCGACATTAAATGATTTCCGTGGCGCTAAAGCATTATTAGAAGAAGAAAAAGCTAAATTAATCGCAGAAGGTGTTGCAGTCAGCGATGATATCCAAGTAGGTATCATGATTGAAATTCCTGCAGCGGCAGTTTTAGCTCACCAATTCGCGAAAGAAGTGGACTTCTTCAGTATCGGAACAAACGACTTAATCCAATACACAATGGCTGCTGACCGTATGAACGAACGCGTTTCATACTTATACCAACCATATAACCCATCAATCTTAACGTTAATCAAACACGTAATTGATTCAGCACACAAAGAAGGCAAATGGGCTGGAATGTGTGGGGAAATGGCTGGAGATCAAACAGCTGTGCCTCTATTAGTTGGTCTTGGATTAGATGAGTTCTCAATGTCTGCATCAAGTGTTCTAAAAACACGTAGCTTAATTTCTAAATTAACATTAAGCGATATGCAAGCATTAGCAGCTAAAGCGATTAACGAATGTGCAACTGTAGAAGAAGTTGAAGCATTGGTAGCAGAAGCTGTATCTAAAATCTAA
- a CDS encoding phosphocarrier protein HPr: MEKKEYHVIAETGIHARPATLLVQTASKYSSDIQLEYKGKSVNLKSIMGVMSLGVGQGADVVITAEGADEAEALAGIDETMKKEGLAE, from the coding sequence ATGGAAAAGAAAGAATATCATGTAATCGCAGAAACAGGAATCCACGCTCGCCCAGCAACTTTATTAGTTCAAACAGCAAGCAAATATAGTTCAGATATCCAATTAGAATACAAAGGAAAATCTGTTAACTTAAAATCAATCATGGGCGTTATGTCATTAGGTGTTGGCCAAGGTGCTGACGTAGTGATTACTGCTGAAGGTGCTGACGAAGCAGAAGCATTAGCAGGAATTGACGAAACAATGAAAAAAGAAGGATTAGCTGAATAA
- a CDS encoding DUF1827 family protein, producing the protein MKLIDITNSHSQLVNEQLANTDAFYIKVYSLGQTTVFYADAATHRDIVILNKKRRIKDVEIEFVVHRLFHMEPDGLDIIHADNFVEISIPVEKKRPSFN; encoded by the coding sequence ATGAAACTTATCGATATTACTAATTCTCACTCTCAACTTGTCAATGAACAGTTAGCTAACACGGATGCTTTCTATATCAAAGTATACTCTCTTGGCCAAACAACTGTTTTCTATGCTGACGCTGCCACTCACCGTGATATTGTCATCTTAAATAAAAAAAGACGCATTAAAGATGTTGAAATTGAATTTGTCGTTCATCGTTTGTTCCATATGGAACCTGATGGCCTTGATATTATCCATGCAGATAACTTTGTTGAAATTAGTATCCCTGTGGAGAAAAAACGACCCTCATTTAATTAA
- a CDS encoding deoxyguanosinetriphosphate triphosphohydrolase: protein MEWSKLLSTKRISGKKATHRNEFDDDYKRIVTSPAFRRLQDKTQVFPLERLDFIHTRLTHSLEVAMVARSLAKEIVILLQEEVKKQPDSSRQEMIDRQEDVLKIVECASLVHDLGNPPYGHFGEDIIRQWFKKNLPNILRERSDVADEFLSSPYVNDFYRFEGNAQSLRIVSKLHDFKGKFEGLDLTVATLNTILKYTYPSSYKKTKEITSKKVGYFYSEEHAFKTVTEITGTGTNRHPLTFILEAADDIAYLVADMEDAIGKGVISFRDVREFLLANLSNDAYNAPHSVHTREILTTIDEEVFSVNRFFVDLRDKLIDGARHNFVNHYDEIMEGTFNQDLFKNSWAEDLYFILRKLSEEQIYDHKGILRLEIAGYTTLTYLLDSFVPSLVAYDTNRQLDYVELKKIGIISESQRRSYHYFAKGKSEVEKLYLRLLLATDFISGMTDSYSHRLYLDMVGI, encoded by the coding sequence ATGGAATGGTCTAAATTACTATCAACAAAACGTATTTCTGGGAAAAAAGCGACTCACCGCAATGAGTTTGATGATGATTACAAACGGATTGTAACGAGTCCGGCTTTTAGACGTTTGCAAGATAAAACGCAGGTATTTCCTTTAGAAAGACTTGATTTTATCCATACGAGACTGACGCACTCATTAGAAGTTGCTATGGTGGCGAGGTCCTTGGCTAAAGAAATTGTGATTCTTTTACAGGAAGAAGTTAAAAAACAACCTGATAGCAGTCGTCAAGAAATGATTGATAGACAAGAAGATGTCTTGAAAATTGTTGAATGTGCGAGTTTAGTTCATGATTTAGGAAACCCTCCGTACGGACATTTTGGAGAAGATATTATCCGTCAATGGTTTAAGAAAAATCTTCCTAATATCTTGAGAGAACGAAGTGATGTTGCTGATGAGTTTTTATCAAGTCCATATGTAAATGATTTTTATCGTTTTGAAGGGAATGCTCAATCCCTACGCATTGTTTCGAAACTTCATGATTTTAAAGGAAAATTTGAAGGTTTGGATTTAACAGTGGCTACTTTAAATACGATTTTAAAATATACTTACCCATCTTCTTATAAAAAAACAAAGGAAATAACTTCTAAGAAAGTTGGGTATTTCTATTCAGAAGAACATGCGTTTAAAACAGTGACGGAAATTACGGGAACAGGCACTAATCGACATCCACTGACCTTTATTTTAGAAGCAGCAGATGACATTGCATATTTGGTTGCAGATATGGAAGATGCGATTGGAAAAGGCGTGATTTCTTTTAGAGATGTGCGAGAATTTCTACTAGCTAATTTGAGTAATGATGCATATAACGCACCACATTCCGTTCATACTCGTGAAATATTAACGACTATCGATGAAGAAGTTTTCAGTGTGAATCGTTTCTTTGTGGATTTACGAGATAAATTAATCGATGGAGCACGTCATAATTTTGTGAATCATTATGATGAAATTATGGAAGGAACGTTTAACCAAGATTTATTCAAAAATTCTTGGGCTGAAGATTTATATTTCATCCTTCGAAAACTTTCTGAAGAACAAATTTATGATCATAAAGGGATTTTGAGACTAGAAATTGCTGGCTATACGACGTTGACCTATTTATTAGATAGTTTCGTGCCTTCTTTAGTTGCGTATGACACGAATCGCCAATTAGACTATGTAGAATTGAAGAAGATTGGTATCATTTCTGAAAGTCAGAGACGCTCGTATCATTATTTTGCTAAAGGAAAGAGTGAAGTAGAAAAATTATACTTACGTCTTCTTTTAGCAACAGACTTTATATCAGGGATGACAGATAGTTATTCACATCGCCTCTATTTAGACATGGTTGGAATCTAA
- a CDS encoding MATE family efflux transporter: MVVEEKQNPLGYEKISTLVRKMAIPAIVANVVNALYNIVDQIFIGQGVGYLGNAATNIAFPITTICMAIGLMVGIGAASNFNLALGRKEDKHAREVAGTAVVLLLTAGLMIMSIVLLFLQPLLNLFGATDQILGYASEYAGITALGIPFFMFSIGFNPLVRADGRATYSMMAIIIGALLNTVLDPLFIFGFNMGIAGAAWATVISQIVSALVLVAYIPRFRSVHFERGDFKLSFEDVKVIASLGLTSFIFQISATIVQITSNNLLRSYGAQSVYGSDIPIAVGGVVSKIFVIFIAVVIGLNQGAQPILGFNYGAKKYSRVHETMNLLLKVTLILSIILWILFEAFPLQLIQMFGSGDALYYEFGVRYARAYLFFTFINGITIIVTTFFPAIGKAKLGAILSLTRQLFVLLPVMLLLSTLFGVDGLIFSGPVSDFVSFIICITVYLNQMRKIPKVDELLV; this comes from the coding sequence ATGGTAGTTGAAGAAAAACAAAATCCGTTGGGATATGAAAAAATTAGTACATTGGTTCGGAAAATGGCGATTCCTGCGATTGTCGCGAATGTGGTAAACGCCCTCTATAATATCGTTGACCAAATTTTTATCGGGCAAGGAGTAGGGTATTTAGGGAATGCGGCTACGAATATTGCCTTTCCAATTACGACTATCTGTATGGCGATTGGATTAATGGTAGGAATTGGTGCTGCCTCGAACTTTAACTTGGCGCTAGGACGAAAGGAAGATAAACATGCGCGTGAAGTGGCAGGAACTGCAGTTGTGTTACTTTTAACAGCTGGATTAATGATTATGAGCATTGTACTCTTGTTCTTGCAACCTTTACTGAATTTATTTGGTGCAACCGATCAAATTTTAGGGTATGCCAGTGAATATGCTGGTATTACAGCGCTGGGGATTCCATTCTTTATGTTTTCAATTGGCTTTAATCCACTCGTTCGTGCAGATGGTAGAGCAACATATTCGATGATGGCGATTATTATAGGAGCGTTACTGAATACAGTGTTAGATCCGTTATTTATCTTTGGATTTAATATGGGGATTGCTGGAGCTGCTTGGGCAACGGTAATCAGTCAAATCGTTTCTGCTCTTGTATTGGTGGCGTACATTCCAAGGTTTAGATCCGTCCATTTTGAGAGAGGAGATTTTAAATTATCATTTGAAGATGTAAAAGTCATTGCATCTCTTGGGTTAACCTCGTTCATCTTCCAAATTTCTGCGACCATCGTTCAAATCACATCGAACAACTTACTTCGTTCATACGGGGCACAATCAGTTTACGGTAGTGATATTCCGATTGCGGTTGGTGGTGTTGTAAGCAAAATCTTCGTTATTTTCATTGCAGTTGTGATTGGGTTAAATCAAGGAGCACAGCCGATTTTAGGATTTAACTATGGTGCAAAAAAATATTCACGTGTCCATGAAACGATGAACTTGCTATTAAAAGTCACTTTAATTTTATCGATAATACTATGGATATTATTCGAAGCTTTCCCACTCCAACTCATTCAAATGTTTGGAAGCGGGGACGCTCTTTATTATGAATTTGGCGTTCGATATGCGCGTGCTTACCTATTTTTCACTTTTATTAATGGGATAACCATTATTGTGACAACATTTTTCCCTGCAATCGGAAAAGCGAAATTAGGGGCAATTTTATCTCTCACACGTCAATTATTTGTTCTACTTCCAGTGATGCTTCTTCTTTCAACATTGTTTGGAGTGGATGGACTTATTTTTTCAGGACCTGTTTCAGATTTCGTTTCATTCATAATTTGTATCACAGTTTATCTCAATCAAATGCGCAAAATTCCAAAGGTGGACGAACTTTTGGTATAA
- the thrS gene encoding threonine--tRNA ligase — translation MIKITFPDGAVKEFPKGITVKEVAESISKSLAKKALAGKVNGELVDFDRSIEEDASIEIVTPDHEDALGILRHSTAHLLAHALTRLYPGIHFGVGPAIETGFYYDTDMPNQLTEDALPEVEAEMMKIVKENYPIVRREVSRKEALEIFANDPYKVELINGLPEDETITVYQQEDFVDLCRGIHVPSTGRIQVFKLLSLAGAYWRGDSNNKMMQRVYGTAFFDKADLKEFLKMREEAKERDHRKLGKELDLFMISQEVGSGLPFWLPKGATIRRTIERYIVDKEISLGYQHVYTPVMADVGLYKTSGHWAHYQEDMFPPMDMGDGELLVLRPMNCPHHMMVYKNHIHSYRELPIRIAELGMMHRYEKSGALSGLQRVREMTLNDGHTFVRPDQIKDEFKRILDLIREVYSDFNVKDYRFRLSYRDPEDKHKYFDDDEMWNKAETMLKEAMDEMGLEYFEAIGEAAFYGPKLDIQFRTAMGLEETMSTIQLDFLLPERFDLTYVGEDGDNTHRPVVIHRGVVSTAERFVAYLIEEYKGAFPTWLAPVQATIIPVSVEHHYDAARELKEKMARLGMRVELDDRNEKMGYKIRASQTQKIPYQLVIGDKEVEEGTVTVRRYGSKETKSMSIEAYLEYVQREIANFSRPLED, via the coding sequence ATGATTAAAATTACTTTTCCAGATGGTGCCGTTAAGGAGTTTCCAAAAGGAATTACAGTAAAAGAAGTTGCCGAAAGTATTAGTAAAAGTTTAGCGAAAAAAGCATTAGCAGGTAAAGTGAACGGAGAATTAGTAGACTTTGACCGTTCTATTGAAGAAGATGCTTCTATCGAAATCGTTACACCAGATCATGAAGATGCATTAGGAATCTTACGTCACTCAACAGCACACTTATTAGCGCACGCATTAACTCGTTTATACCCAGGAATTCACTTTGGGGTAGGACCAGCAATCGAAACAGGATTCTACTACGATACTGATATGCCAAATCAATTAACAGAAGATGCTCTTCCAGAAGTGGAAGCAGAAATGATGAAAATCGTTAAAGAAAACTACCCAATCGTTCGCCGTGAAGTAAGCCGTAAGGAAGCGCTAGAAATCTTCGCAAATGACCCTTATAAAGTAGAGTTAATTAATGGTTTACCTGAAGACGAAACAATCACTGTTTACCAACAAGAAGATTTCGTTGACTTATGTCGTGGTATCCACGTTCCTTCAACAGGACGTATCCAAGTCTTCAAATTATTATCACTTGCTGGAGCTTATTGGAGAGGTGACTCTAACAACAAGATGATGCAACGTGTTTACGGTACAGCATTCTTCGATAAAGCAGACTTAAAAGAATTCTTGAAGATGCGTGAAGAAGCCAAAGAACGTGATCACCGTAAACTAGGGAAAGAATTAGACTTATTTATGATTAGTCAAGAAGTTGGTTCAGGATTACCATTCTGGTTACCAAAAGGGGCTACAATCCGTCGTACAATCGAACGTTACATTGTGGATAAAGAAATTAGCCTTGGATACCAACACGTGTACACTCCAGTTATGGCTGATGTAGGTCTTTACAAAACTTCAGGGCACTGGGCTCACTATCAAGAAGATATGTTCCCACCAATGGATATGGGTGATGGCGAATTATTAGTATTACGCCCAATGAACTGTCCTCACCACATGATGGTTTACAAAAACCACATCCACAGCTACCGTGAATTACCAATTCGTATTGCTGAATTAGGAATGATGCACCGTTATGAAAAATCAGGTGCCCTATCTGGGTTACAACGTGTACGTGAAATGACTCTTAACGATGGACATACATTCGTTCGTCCAGACCAAATTAAAGACGAATTCAAACGTATCTTAGACTTAATCCGCGAAGTATATAGTGACTTCAACGTTAAAGACTACCGCTTCCGTTTAAGCTATCGTGATCCTGAAGATAAACATAAATACTTCGATGATGATGAAATGTGGAACAAAGCAGAAACAATGTTAAAAGAAGCAATGGATGAAATGGGATTAGAATACTTCGAAGCTATCGGCGAAGCAGCATTCTACGGTCCAAAATTAGATATTCAATTCCGTACAGCAATGGGATTAGAAGAAACAATGTCTACAATCCAATTAGACTTCCTATTGCCAGAACGCTTCGACTTAACCTATGTTGGGGAAGATGGAGATAACACTCACCGTCCAGTGGTAATCCATCGTGGGGTTGTTTCAACTGCAGAACGTTTCGTAGCTTACTTAATCGAAGAGTACAAAGGAGCATTCCCAACTTGGTTAGCTCCAGTTCAAGCAACAATCATTCCTGTAAGTGTAGAACATCATTATGATGCTGCACGTGAGTTGAAAGAAAAAATGGCTCGCTTAGGAATGCGTGTGGAACTTGATGACCGTAATGAAAAAATGGGGTACAAGATTCGTGCCTCTCAAACTCAAAAAATTCCTTATCAATTAGTAATTGGGGATAAAGAGGTTGAAGAAGGTACTGTAACGGTTCGTCGTTATGGTTCTAAAGAAACTAAATCAATGTCTATCGAAGCGTACTTAGAATACGTACAACGCGAGATTGCAAACTTCTCTCGTCCGCTTGAAGACTAA
- the dnaI gene encoding primosomal protein DnaI: MEGFKGLLNQREADQKIPNLKAIEEKIYSDEDVKSFLERHKSELDPQAVRKGTSALLEFIMERDARKNHQVVKAPGLEPSLEVHNGFILVNYSRTEEAIRQERERKRRKLIHSINMPKNIAEARFSDTALTPERQEVIGELLKFIEGYKPEDAEYQKGLYLAGPFGVGKTYMMGALANELSEHGIETTLVNVPTYSSEIKQAIATNSVESKLMTIKNTPILVLDDIGAEMNSAWFRDEVLMVILQHRMLQELPTFFTSNFTIEQLEAHFAHSNKGDQELLKAKRLIERIRFLAKEFFVDGINHRNPS, from the coding sequence ATGGAAGGTTTTAAAGGATTATTAAATCAAAGAGAGGCGGATCAAAAGATTCCTAATTTAAAAGCCATCGAAGAAAAAATTTATTCTGATGAAGATGTCAAATCTTTTTTAGAGCGTCATAAAAGTGAATTAGATCCGCAAGCCGTTCGTAAAGGAACCTCTGCGTTGTTAGAATTCATTATGGAAAGAGATGCCAGAAAAAATCATCAAGTTGTAAAGGCTCCAGGATTAGAACCATCACTTGAAGTGCATAATGGTTTTATTTTAGTAAATTATAGTCGGACAGAAGAAGCGATTCGCCAGGAAAGAGAACGCAAACGTAGAAAATTGATTCATTCGATTAATATGCCGAAAAATATCGCAGAAGCACGTTTTTCAGATACGGCGCTTACGCCAGAACGACAAGAGGTCATTGGGGAATTGTTGAAATTCATCGAAGGATATAAACCAGAGGATGCCGAATATCAAAAAGGTTTATACTTAGCAGGGCCTTTTGGAGTTGGAAAGACTTATATGATGGGGGCATTAGCGAATGAATTGTCTGAACATGGGATAGAGACGACTTTAGTCAATGTTCCAACTTATAGTTCAGAAATCAAACAGGCGATTGCGACAAATTCGGTTGAATCAAAACTAATGACGATTAAAAATACACCTATTTTAGTTCTAGATGATATTGGTGCTGAAATGAATAGTGCATGGTTTAGAGATGAAGTATTGATGGTGATTTTACAGCACCGTATGTTGCAAGAATTACCAACGTTCTTCACATCGAACTTCACGATTGAACAGTTAGAAGCGCATTTTGCTCATTCGAACAAAGGAGACCAAGAGCTTCTTAAAGCAAAACGTCTGATCGAACGTATTCGTTTCTTAGCAAAAGAATTTTTTGTAGATGGTATTAATCACAGAAATCCATCTTAA
- a CDS encoding DnaD domain protein, with protein MQSKEFPWSKYKPMDGILVIQPVWITEREIQFLMQLYAPFIGKEATLLYATLYGELSPSAYQSEVFSISELLSMTNLGMPDFHLAKSRLEGIGLLKTYHKEPTASRPQTYTMELLAPTSPRLFFKDALLSTLLLNQVGNHRFEKLKQRFLAANVGDLGDSTSAQFEEVYRLPYNMESYTRNLSQEKRMVMDVKQQTPMEFSSEVDWELIEGLLKTEFVDLDSLTKEVKRIVDVLHKAYGFSESEIAQFLVIASDLSTKVIDEEFLLKLGQEAAQNKVNLMREKKDHSVTEEMKEKSETSEEVSSVEDDAIGILIQAAKELSPIDFVSSIKTQKKGYVSKAERQLIFDLVSVSGLPNEVLNILFHYTLVQLDHATLARNFVDAIANDWATKGIQSAKEAIDAVRNRDLQREVKRKQQLHNAGKNNYRKNSGYQEQLPEWAKESKTKEKQTPTPSKSQPEQVSNHLANQIAKLKTSQQKEQQ; from the coding sequence ATGCAGTCAAAAGAATTTCCGTGGTCCAAATATAAACCAATGGACGGAATTTTGGTGATTCAACCGGTTTGGATTACTGAAAGAGAAATACAATTTTTAATGCAATTATATGCTCCGTTTATTGGAAAAGAAGCCACACTTTTGTATGCTACTTTATACGGTGAATTATCTCCATCTGCCTATCAGAGCGAAGTGTTCTCAATTTCTGAATTACTGTCCATGACAAATTTAGGAATGCCAGATTTTCATTTAGCAAAATCTAGACTTGAAGGAATAGGGTTGTTGAAGACCTATCATAAGGAACCCACTGCTTCTCGTCCTCAAACCTATACAATGGAATTATTAGCGCCAACTTCACCACGTCTCTTTTTTAAAGATGCCCTTCTGTCCACTTTACTGTTGAATCAGGTGGGAAATCATCGGTTTGAAAAATTAAAACAGAGATTTTTAGCTGCTAACGTAGGAGATTTAGGAGATTCAACAAGCGCTCAATTTGAAGAAGTGTACCGACTTCCTTACAATATGGAGTCTTATACGAGAAATCTCTCTCAAGAAAAAAGAATGGTAATGGATGTAAAACAACAAACACCAATGGAATTTTCATCTGAGGTTGATTGGGAATTGATTGAAGGACTGTTGAAGACGGAATTTGTTGATTTGGATTCTTTGACGAAGGAAGTCAAAAGAATCGTTGATGTATTGCATAAAGCGTACGGATTTTCAGAGTCAGAAATCGCTCAATTCCTAGTGATTGCTTCAGATTTATCGACTAAAGTGATTGATGAAGAATTCTTACTGAAATTAGGTCAAGAAGCCGCCCAAAATAAGGTGAATCTAATGAGAGAGAAGAAAGATCATTCTGTCACAGAAGAAATGAAAGAAAAATCTGAAACGTCTGAAGAAGTCTCTTCTGTAGAAGATGACGCAATCGGGATATTAATTCAAGCAGCAAAAGAATTGTCCCCCATTGATTTTGTCTCCAGTATAAAGACGCAGAAAAAAGGGTATGTTTCCAAAGCAGAGAGACAATTAATTTTTGATCTTGTCTCTGTGAGTGGTCTGCCAAATGAAGTGTTGAATATTTTATTCCACTATACGCTAGTTCAGTTGGATCATGCGACGCTTGCAAGGAACTTTGTAGATGCGATTGCTAACGACTGGGCGACCAAAGGGATTCAAAGCGCTAAAGAGGCCATAGATGCTGTAAGGAACCGTGATTTACAAAGAGAGGTTAAGCGGAAACAGCAATTGCATAATGCAGGTAAGAATAACTACAGAAAAAATAGTGGTTATCAAGAGCAATTACCAGAGTGGGCGAAAGAGTCCAAGACGAAGGAAAAACAAACGCCTACACCAAGTAAGAGTCAACCAGAACAAGTTTCAAATCATTTGGCCAATCAAATTGCAAAATTAAAAACGAGTCAACAAAAAGAACAACAATAA
- the nrdR gene encoding transcriptional regulator NrdR encodes MQCPKCKNNGSRVVDSRPADDGRSIRRRRECEECGYRFTTFERLEKAPLLVIKRNGNREEFSREKLLNGLVRSAEKRPVSLGQLETIVNEIERSINQEGENEVSSTLIGEMVMDHLSKIDDIAYIRFASVYRQFTDRKMFLKELERMSFEMDNKD; translated from the coding sequence ATGCAATGTCCAAAATGTAAAAATAATGGTTCTCGTGTAGTAGATAGTCGTCCGGCAGATGATGGACGTTCGATTCGTAGAAGAAGAGAGTGTGAAGAATGTGGCTACCGCTTTACGACTTTTGAACGTTTAGAAAAAGCACCATTACTCGTCATCAAAAGAAATGGCAATCGTGAAGAATTTAGTCGTGAAAAATTATTAAATGGATTAGTTCGTTCAGCTGAAAAACGTCCTGTATCATTGGGACAGTTAGAAACCATTGTCAATGAAATTGAGCGTTCGATTAACCAAGAAGGGGAAAATGAAGTATCCAGCACTTTAATTGGAGAAATGGTCATGGATCATTTATCTAAAATTGACGATATTGCTTATATTCGTTTTGCCAGTGTGTATCGTCAGTTTACAGACCGAAAAATGTTCTTAAAAGAATTAGAACGCATGTCTTTTGAAATGGACAATAAAGATTAA